One Sebastes umbrosus isolate fSebUmb1 chromosome 6, fSebUmb1.pri, whole genome shotgun sequence DNA window includes the following coding sequences:
- the pdyn gene encoding proenkephalin-B isoform X2, with protein sequence MEWYVLVLVLMLSLPPSIRADCSLQCQRCVQQILSHDSAFSSLSCSAECDGQLESCEHQAPGLADFSQDEAAAAEEEGESQQADLVKRYGGFIKRIDKNKKKLFTSPWRDNNYILKAQGALPKKYEDLLKRLEERETDADDADDADAAEDQMLHSYAKRYGGFLRKFGPKSKRSSSAEQEGEPEELQKRYGGFMRRIRPKLNNLKWDKRYGGFLRRHFKISVRSVEEPYYSYDDLSL encoded by the exons ATGGAGTGGTATGTCCTGGTCCTGGTGCTGATGCTGAGCTTGCCGCCCTCCATCCGCGCTGATTGCTCTCTACAGTGTCAGAGATGCGTGCAGCAGATCCTCAGCCACGACTCAGCCTTCAGCAGCCTG TCGTGCAGTGCAGAGTGTGACGGTCAGCTGGAGAGCTGCGAGCATCAGGCTCCGGGTCTGGCGGACTTCAGCCAggatgaagctgctgctgctgaggaagagggggagagcCAGCAGGCAGACCTGGTCAAACGCTACGGCGGCTTCATCAAGAGGATCgacaagaacaagaagaagctCTTCACCTCTCCGTGGCGCGACAACAACTACATCCTGAAGGCCCAAGGAGCGCTGCCCAAGAAGTACGAGGACTTGTTGAAgaggctggaggagagagagacagacgcaGATGATGCagatgatgctgatgctgcggaGGACCAGATGCTCCACAGTTATGCCAAACGGTACGGAGGCTTTTTACGCAAATTCGGCCCCAAATCGAAGAGGAGTAGTTCCGCGGAGCAGGAAGGAGAGCCCGAGGAGCTGCAGAAGCGCTACGGAGGCTTCATGAGGAGGATCCGACCGAAGTTGAACAACCTGAAGTGGGACAAGAGGTACGGAGGATTTCTGCGTCGACACTTCAAGATCTCCGTGCGCTCAGTCGAGGAGCCGTATTACTCCTACGATGACTTGAGCCTATAA
- the pdyn gene encoding proenkephalin-B isoform X1 yields the protein MEWYVLVLVLMLSLPPSIRADCSLQCQRCVQQILSHDSAFSSLQSCSAECDGQLESCEHQAPGLADFSQDEAAAAEEEGESQQADLVKRYGGFIKRIDKNKKKLFTSPWRDNNYILKAQGALPKKYEDLLKRLEERETDADDADDADAAEDQMLHSYAKRYGGFLRKFGPKSKRSSSAEQEGEPEELQKRYGGFMRRIRPKLNNLKWDKRYGGFLRRHFKISVRSVEEPYYSYDDLSL from the exons ATGGAGTGGTATGTCCTGGTCCTGGTGCTGATGCTGAGCTTGCCGCCCTCCATCCGCGCTGATTGCTCTCTACAGTGTCAGAGATGCGTGCAGCAGATCCTCAGCCACGACTCAGCCTTCAGCAGCCTG CAGTCGTGCAGTGCAGAGTGTGACGGTCAGCTGGAGAGCTGCGAGCATCAGGCTCCGGGTCTGGCGGACTTCAGCCAggatgaagctgctgctgctgaggaagagggggagagcCAGCAGGCAGACCTGGTCAAACGCTACGGCGGCTTCATCAAGAGGATCgacaagaacaagaagaagctCTTCACCTCTCCGTGGCGCGACAACAACTACATCCTGAAGGCCCAAGGAGCGCTGCCCAAGAAGTACGAGGACTTGTTGAAgaggctggaggagagagagacagacgcaGATGATGCagatgatgctgatgctgcggaGGACCAGATGCTCCACAGTTATGCCAAACGGTACGGAGGCTTTTTACGCAAATTCGGCCCCAAATCGAAGAGGAGTAGTTCCGCGGAGCAGGAAGGAGAGCCCGAGGAGCTGCAGAAGCGCTACGGAGGCTTCATGAGGAGGATCCGACCGAAGTTGAACAACCTGAAGTGGGACAAGAGGTACGGAGGATTTCTGCGTCGACACTTCAAGATCTCCGTGCGCTCAGTCGAGGAGCCGTATTACTCCTACGATGACTTGAGCCTATAA